One window of Phoenix dactylifera cultivar Barhee BC4 chromosome 5, palm_55x_up_171113_PBpolish2nd_filt_p, whole genome shotgun sequence genomic DNA carries:
- the LOC103710312 gene encoding AT-hook motif nuclear-localized protein 9-like, with amino-acid sequence MDGREGMAMSGPASYYIHRGIGGPAAVSQQPGLHGPPPGIRSMPNPGSTLAAQSSGMGVGAGPVGPAAFQVEPSPVISPLGGGGVGGGGHVGVGSGEPVKRKRGRPRKYGLDGTMALALSPISSATPPGSGMGSGSGSVAPTPKRGRGRPPGTGRKQQLALLGEWVAGSAGMGFTPHIITIAVGEDIASKIMSFSQLGPRAVCILSANGAVSTVTLRQPATSGGTVTYEGRFEILCLSGSYMLTDNGGSRSRSGGLSVSLSSPDGRVIGGGVGGLLIAATPVQVIVGSFIYGGSKMKSKTKTIQEPGVESDHSIGDRQTPSSTLPNQNLTPSVMGGWPGSRQIDIRNAHIDIDLTRG; translated from the exons ATGGATGGGAGAGAAGGGATGGCAATGTCCGGGCCGGCGTCCTATTACATTCATAGGGGAATAGGCGGTCCAGCCGCCGTCTCGCAGCAGCCCGGTCTTCACGGGCCGCCGCCGGGGATCCGGTCGATGCCAAACCCCGGCTCAACCCTGGCCGCGCAGTCCTCCGGCATGGGGGTCGGTGCTGGGCCTGTCGGTCCGGCGGCGTTTCAGGTGGAGCCCTCGCCAGTGATCTCTCCCCTCGGCGGTGGTGGCGTGGGCGGCGGGGGGCATGTGGGAGTGGGATCCGGGGAGCCCGTGAAGAGGAAGAGGGGGAGGCCTAGGAAGTATGGGCTGGACGGGACCATGGCGCTGGCTCTGTCGCCTATCTCCTCTGCGACGCCGCCGGGGTCGGGgatgggctcgggctcgggctcagtCGCTCCTACTCCGAAGCGAGGTAGAGGGCGGCCCCCGGGCACTGGGAGGAAGCAGCAGCTGGCTTTGCTCG GGGAATGGGTAGCTGGCTCAGCTGGAATGGGTTTCACGCCACATATCATAACAATTGCTGTAGGGGAG GACATTGCttcaaagattatgtcattttCCCAACTGGGACCACGGGCTGTCTGTATCCTCTCAGCAAATGGTGCTGTCTCGACGGTGACGCTTCGCCAACCAGCAACTTCTGGTGGCACAGTCACGTATGAG GGCCGTTTTGAAATACTCTGCTTGTCTGGCTCTTATATGTTGACTGATAATGGAGGATCCCGGAGCCGGAGCGGTGGTTTAAGTGTATCTCTTTCTAGTCCTGATGGTCGCGTGATTGGTGGTGGGGTTGGTGGACTGCTTATAGCCGCAACCCCTGTACAG GTGATAGTTGGAAGTTTCATTTATGGaggatcaaaaatgaagagcaaAACCAAGACCATCCAAGAACCAGGTGTTGAATCTGATCATTCAATTGGGGACAGACAGACACCATCCAGTACACTGCCCAATCAAAATCTCACCCCATCTGTCATGGGAGGATGGCCGGGTTCAAGGCAAATTGACATCAGAAATGCTCACATTGATATTGACTTGACCAGGGGCTAG